One Setaria viridis chromosome 3, Setaria_viridis_v4.0, whole genome shotgun sequence DNA window includes the following coding sequences:
- the LOC117849681 gene encoding probably inactive leucine-rich repeat receptor-like protein kinase At5g48380 translates to MTDHFPLSALLLLLLSTTCFSSDLDVQCLRDIMKSVIDPNGILKSSWIFENNTVGFICRFTGVECWHPDENRVLSLHLSNLGLQGTFPQGLKNCTSMTALDLSSNNFTGPIPPDISLQVPFLTSLDLSYNGFSGEIPVLIYNITYLNTLNLQHNQLSGQIPGQFSLFARLQSLNVADNRLSGTIPPTLQKFPPSNFAGNPGLCGPPLGDCQASAKSKSNAAIIGAVVGVVLVVIIGAIVVFFCLRRIPAKKKAKDEDDNKWAKSIKGTKTIKVSMFENPVSKMKLSDLMKATDQFSKENIIGTGRTGTMYKAVLPDGSFLAVKRLQDSQHSESQFTAEMKTLGQVRHRNLVPLLGFCIAKKEKLLVYKHMPKGSLYGQLNQEEGSKMDWPLRLRIGIGAAKGLAYLHHTCNPRVLHRNISSKCILLDEDYEPKISDFGLARLMNPIDTHLSTFVNGEFGDLGYVAPEYARTLMATPKGDVYSFGVVLLELITGEKPTQVSTAPENFRGSLVEWINYLSNNALLQDAIDKSLIGKDADGELMQFLKVACSCTLATPKERPTMFEVYQLLRAIGERYHFTADDELVLSPLNTDGETLDELIVAK, encoded by the exons ATGACAGATCATTTTCCTCTAAGCGCTCTTCTTTTGTTGCTGTTAAGTACTACTTGTTTCAGCTCAGACCTGGATGTCCAATGCTTGAGAGACATAATGAAATCAGTGATTGATCCTAATGGTATACTCAAATCCTCATGGATTTTTGAAAATAACACTGTGGGTTTTATATGCCGATTTACCGGTGTGGAGTGCTGGCACCCAGATGAGAATCGAGTCCTTTCATTGCACCTCAGCAACCTTGGTCTTCAGGGTACATTCCCTCAAGGTCTTAAGAATTGCACCAGTATGACTGCGTTGGATCTGTCAAGCAACAACTTTACAGGCCCTATTCCTCCAGATATCTCTCTGCAAGTGCCATTTTTGACATCGCTAGACCTCTCCTATAATGGTTTCTCAGGAGAAATTCCAGTACTTATCTATAACATTACGTACCTAAACACCCTTAATCTTCAACATAACCAATTGAGTGGTCAAATTCCGGGGCAGTTCAGTTTATTTGCTCGGTTACAATCACTCAACGTTGCTGACAACCGACTATCAGGGACTATTCCTCCTACTCTTCAGAAATTCCCACCATCAAACTTTGCTGGTAATCCAGGACTGTGTGGACCTCCATTAGGTGACTGCCAGGCTTCAGCAAAGAGTAAGAGCAACGCAGCAATCATTGGAGCTGTTGTTGGCGTGGTGCTTGTTGTCATAATTGGTGCAATAGTTGTGTTCTTTTGTCTGCGGAGAATACCAGCCAAGAAGAAGGCAAAGGATGAGGATGACAACAAGTGGGCAAAGAGTATCAAAGGAACAAAAACCATCAAG GTCTCTATGTTTGAGAACCCAGTTTCAAAGATGAAATTAAGTGATCTCATGAAGGCCACTGACCAATTCAGCAAAGAGAACATCATAGGTACTGGGAGGACAGGGACTATGTACAAGGCAGTGCTACCTGATGGTTCCTTCCTAGCCGTCAAAAGGCTACAAGATTCACAGCATTCTGAATCCCAGTTCACAGCAGAGATGAAGACACTTGGCCAAGTAAGGCACcggaacttggtccctctccttggATTTTGCATTGCCAAGAAGGAGAAGCTGTTGGTGTACAAGCACATGCCCAAAGGCTCACTCTATGGTCAGTTAAACCAAGAGGAAGGTAGTAAGATGGATTGGCCTCTGAGGTTAAGAATTGGCATCGGTGCAGCAAAGGGGCTTGCATATCTCCACCACACCTGCAATCCTCGAGTTCTTCACCGCAACATCAGCTCCAAATGCATCCTCTTGGATGAGGACTATGAACCAAAGATATCAGATTTTGGACTTGCTAGGCTCATGAACCCAATAGACACCCATCTCAGCACTTTTGTCAACGGTGAATTCGGAGATCTCGGTTACGTGGCACCCGAGTACGCTCGAACTCTGATGGCTACACCGAAGGGTGACGTTTACAGCTTTGGTGTAGTTCTCCTCGAGCTCATCACTGGCGAGAAGCCTACCCAAGTTTCCACGGCTCCAGAGAATTTCAGAGGGAGCCTAGTGGAATGGATCAATTATCTTTCAAACAATGCACTCCTCCAAGATGCCATCGATAAGTCGCTGATAGGAAAGGACGCTGATGGCGAGTTGATGCAGTTCCTGAAAGTCGCGTGTTCCTGCACACTTGCCACCCCGAAGGAGAGACCGACCATGTTTGAAGTTTACCAGCTCCTTAGAGCCATTGGCGAAAGGTACCATTTCACTGCCGATGATGAACTGGTGCTTTCACCTCTTAACACAGACGGCGAAACCCTGGACGAACTCATCGTTGCCAAGTAA